A window of the Bacillota bacterium genome harbors these coding sequences:
- a CDS encoding ABC transporter ATP-binding protein: MAKIEIRNLTKRFRHVVALQDVSFTVNDQELFAVLGPSGAGKTTLLRIIAGVETPTAGDVYLDDVCATRWAPEERQVAMVFEDYLLYPHLTVRENLGSSLRVLKWSQDDRNARISEIADALQIGHLLDRYPGQLSGGQKQRVALGRALVKPARVYLLDEPIAHLDAKLRHRMRGELTQMCRQLRSTIIYVTHDYREALAMADRVLVLNSGQVVQIGFPKEIYARPATRFVADFVGDPPMNLIDGVLAVQDGRTTLRVGEQELALPESVWSRCRDGDRQVPRGVTLGIRAQHLEVRDAFPGGPCLRGKVYVTEVIGRRVILTCSVNGMLVQAIVGRESRFDMDQTVWLVPDMDRAVLFDLDSAS, from the coding sequence GTGGCCAAGATAGAAATAAGAAATCTCACCAAGCGGTTCAGGCACGTCGTTGCCCTACAGGATGTCTCATTCACTGTGAATGACCAGGAGCTGTTCGCAGTGCTGGGTCCATCGGGTGCGGGGAAGACGACGCTCTTACGGATAATAGCTGGAGTGGAAACCCCTACCGCCGGGGACGTGTATCTCGACGACGTTTGCGCGACGCGGTGGGCTCCCGAGGAGCGTCAGGTTGCGATGGTTTTCGAGGACTACCTCCTCTATCCCCACCTGACGGTCCGTGAGAACCTGGGGAGTTCCTTGCGTGTGCTCAAATGGTCGCAGGATGACCGTAACGCGAGAATCAGCGAGATAGCGGATGCGCTTCAGATAGGGCACCTGTTGGATAGATATCCCGGTCAACTGAGCGGCGGACAGAAGCAAAGGGTCGCACTCGGGCGCGCACTCGTGAAACCGGCACGGGTATACCTTCTCGACGAACCGATAGCGCACCTCGATGCCAAGCTGAGGCACAGGATGCGGGGAGAGCTCACCCAGATGTGCCGTCAGCTCAGGTCGACGATAATCTATGTTACGCACGATTACAGGGAAGCTCTAGCCATGGCTGATCGGGTGCTTGTCCTGAACTCCGGTCAAGTGGTGCAGATCGGCTTTCCAAAGGAGATATACGCAAGGCCTGCCACGCGGTTCGTGGCCGATTTCGTAGGAGACCCTCCGATGAACCTGATCGACGGTGTTCTGGCCGTCCAGGACGGGAGAACGACCTTGAGAGTGGGCGAACAGGAGCTGGCTCTGCCTGAGTCGGTCTGGTCTAGGTGCCGTGACGGCGACCGGCAGGTGCCGCGGGGTGTGACGTTGGGGATAAGAGCCCAACACCTGGAAGTTCGCGACGCCTTCCCCGGAGGACCTTGCCTTAGAGGCAAGGTGTACGTTACAGAGGTGATTGGCCGAAGGGTCATCCTGACATGTTCCGTAAACGGCATGCTCGTTCAAGCCATAGTGGGCAGAGAGAGCCGCTTCGATATGGACCAGACCGTTTGGCTGGTGCCTGACATGGACCGTGCCGTGTTGTTTGACCTCGATTCTGCGAGCTAG
- a CDS encoding ABC transporter ATP-binding protein, with translation MAQVRFEGVWKTYGKTQAVKGLSLEIQDGEFMALLGPSGCGKTSTLRMVAGLEEVSAGDIYFNDRQVTRMRPAERNVAMAFEHYALYPSLTVRDNIAFPLVARGYSKSEIKRRVQTLLEALEIEHIADMKPSKLSDGQKQRVGLARALVREPVVFLLDEPLSHLDARQRARMRTFLKRLHQEIKTTMIMVTHDQVEALAMADRVAVMNEGKLEQVSDPVELYEAPKTQFVAGFIGEPPMNLLPCELYVDGGRILLRGEGFSVTFPESARLADGTRNGDAVVLGVRPEDLEICDSDGGESNGVFFGTTQLVEDLGDEVVVTIGLDGEKIHMVLEPGAMRPDEGSPVAIRPKTERIRVFSVETGLSLMA, from the coding sequence ATGGCGCAAGTCAGATTTGAGGGCGTTTGGAAAACGTATGGCAAGACGCAGGCTGTCAAAGGCCTCTCCCTAGAGATCCAGGACGGAGAGTTCATGGCTCTCTTGGGCCCATCCGGCTGCGGAAAGACTTCCACTCTGAGGATGGTCGCGGGACTCGAGGAGGTGTCTGCAGGTGACATCTACTTCAACGATAGGCAAGTGACAAGAATGCGGCCAGCTGAACGAAACGTGGCAATGGCGTTTGAGCACTACGCCTTGTACCCGTCGCTCACCGTTCGAGACAACATCGCGTTTCCTCTCGTAGCCCGCGGGTACAGCAAGTCCGAGATCAAGAGACGTGTCCAGACGCTTCTCGAGGCTCTCGAGATCGAGCACATCGCTGACATGAAGCCCTCCAAGCTGTCTGATGGCCAGAAGCAGAGGGTCGGGCTCGCTCGCGCCCTCGTCAGAGAGCCGGTAGTGTTTCTCCTTGATGAGCCCCTCTCTCATTTGGACGCCAGACAACGGGCAAGGATGAGGACGTTTCTCAAAAGGCTTCACCAGGAGATTAAGACCACGATGATAATGGTCACACACGACCAAGTAGAGGCGCTCGCCATGGCAGATAGGGTGGCCGTCATGAACGAGGGCAAGCTGGAACAAGTGAGCGACCCTGTCGAGCTGTACGAAGCGCCCAAGACACAGTTCGTAGCGGGTTTCATCGGTGAGCCGCCGATGAATCTCTTGCCGTGTGAGCTGTATGTCGATGGTGGGCGTATTCTCCTGAGAGGGGAGGGCTTCTCGGTTACGTTTCCGGAGAGCGCTCGCTTGGCGGACGGCACACGAAACGGTGATGCAGTCGTGTTGGGAGTCCGACCGGAGGACCTCGAGATCTGCGACTCTGACGGCGGCGAGTCCAACGGTGTGTTCTTCGGAACGACGCAACTGGTAGAAGACTTGGGGGATGAGGTTGTCGTTACGATCGGACTGGATGGAGAGAAGATTCACATGGTTCTCGAACCCGGAGCCATGAGGCCTGATGAGGGAAGTCCCGTGGCCATCAGGCCGAAAACTGAGCGCATACGAGTGTTCTCCGTGGAAACCGGCCTCAGCCTCATGGCTTGA
- a CDS encoding phosphoglycerate dehydrogenase, with protein sequence MGKWKVIVTARSFGQVSSRPAEILTSAGCEVVSSSIDRPLDSDELSGMVSQADAIIVGNDQVSGSVIESAPRLKVISRYGAGVDNIDIRAATARGVVVTNTPGVNDEAVADLAVGLMISLARHICPTVDMVRQGKWTRILGMDMAGKNVGVVGLGRVGKAVVRRLAGFDVTTLAYDPVRDDRFARDYGVSYVPLNTLLGCSDFVTLHTPLTQQTRHLIGARELSLMKPTAFLINASRGGVVDEEALYAALKEKRIAGAALDVFSHEPPFGNPLITLDNVLVTSHIGGYTRESVDNMGILAATNVVDVLEGRKTRYVVNPEVYEDRKWEQRDTARHACHNDRRCTERGD encoded by the coding sequence ATGGGGAAATGGAAAGTGATCGTTACCGCTCGGTCCTTCGGTCAGGTGAGCTCCAGACCGGCCGAAATACTCACGAGCGCTGGATGCGAGGTAGTGTCGAGTTCCATAGACCGTCCTCTCGACAGCGATGAGCTGTCAGGCATGGTTTCTCAAGCAGACGCGATCATCGTGGGAAACGACCAGGTGAGTGGGTCGGTGATCGAGAGCGCTCCCAGGCTCAAGGTGATATCGCGCTACGGCGCCGGGGTGGACAACATCGACATACGAGCGGCCACAGCTAGAGGTGTAGTGGTAACGAACACACCGGGGGTCAACGACGAAGCTGTGGCTGACCTTGCGGTGGGGCTGATGATTTCCTTGGCCAGGCATATCTGCCCCACAGTCGACATGGTAAGGCAGGGAAAGTGGACACGGATCCTTGGCATGGACATGGCTGGCAAGAATGTCGGCGTGGTCGGCCTCGGACGGGTTGGTAAGGCGGTGGTTAGGCGTCTGGCGGGGTTTGATGTGACGACCCTCGCCTACGACCCTGTGAGGGACGACCGCTTTGCGCGAGACTATGGTGTAAGCTATGTGCCGCTGAACACGTTGCTCGGGTGCTCCGATTTCGTGACGCTCCATACTCCCCTCACGCAACAGACCCGGCACCTGATTGGCGCCCGAGAGCTCTCGTTGATGAAGCCGACCGCGTTCCTGATCAACGCCTCGCGCGGAGGAGTGGTCGACGAAGAAGCCTTGTACGCGGCCCTCAAGGAGAAGCGCATCGCGGGTGCTGCGCTTGACGTGTTTTCGCACGAACCCCCCTTTGGCAACCCGCTCATCACGCTTGATAACGTCCTTGTAACCTCACATATCGGGGGATACACGCGCGAGTCGGTGGACAACATGGGCATCCTGGCTGCCACTAACGTTGTAGATGTCCTGGAAGGAAGGAAGACTCGGTACGTGGTCAATCCGGAGGTCTATGAAGATCGTAAGTGGGAGCAGCGCGACACAGCGCGCCACGCTTGCCACAACGATAGACGCTGCACTGAAAGGGGCGATTGA
- the eda gene encoding bifunctional 4-hydroxy-2-oxoglutarate aldolase/2-dehydro-3-deoxy-phosphogluconate aldolase: protein MNREETLALIKETGIVAIIRGIPAEGLAGVTDALKAAGVRAIEVTMNTSQALDMVAWLARYGGRDVAIGSGTVLDSETARSAMLAGASFIISPSLNAKMLEMCHRYGVLTIPGVLTPSEVLTAWELGASLVKIFPAGRLGPGYVKDLRGPFPHIEMVAVGGVTQSNAAEFLKAGCVAVGVGSELVDRQLVTEKRFDVIGERAAAFVKAVRSCAVPNTL, encoded by the coding sequence ATGAACCGGGAGGAGACTCTTGCGCTGATCAAGGAAACCGGGATAGTGGCGATAATCCGCGGCATACCTGCTGAGGGTCTCGCAGGGGTGACAGACGCTCTGAAGGCGGCGGGTGTGCGCGCCATCGAAGTGACGATGAATACTTCGCAGGCTCTTGACATGGTCGCTTGGCTGGCAAGATATGGAGGCCGGGATGTAGCAATCGGTTCCGGAACGGTGCTTGACAGTGAGACAGCGAGATCCGCCATGCTCGCGGGGGCGTCTTTCATCATTTCTCCGTCGTTGAACGCGAAGATGCTGGAGATGTGTCACAGGTACGGTGTTCTCACGATACCAGGAGTGCTGACACCCAGTGAAGTGCTCACAGCCTGGGAACTCGGTGCCTCACTCGTCAAGATCTTTCCTGCGGGTCGTCTCGGCCCAGGCTACGTCAAGGATCTCAGAGGACCATTCCCCCACATAGAAATGGTGGCCGTCGGAGGCGTCACCCAATCGAACGCCGCAGAGTTCCTCAAGGCGGGTTGCGTAGCAGTAGGCGTGGGCTCGGAGCTCGTTGACCGACAGCTGGTGACTGAGAAGCGCTTCGATGTGATAGGGGAGCGAGCTGCCGCTTTCGTGAAGGCTGTACGGAGCTGCGCAGTGCCTAACACTCTCTGA
- a CDS encoding tetratricopeptide repeat protein — protein sequence MGVSDMSRFEEIEALRLKGMRHLDMDEFEEAERIFKKLVKMNPSPVFRNNLAMSRFRQGDPEGALMVLKPNLEADLPNPFAHALAAQALAALGRRGDAEEQLAKAISDFEMGLETVVPEGLVSGRSWREYTVIVKRAAGDLGNHRQVLDLYRKWEGYHTHPEDRFLAGVAAFNLGRFSRAASHWRRLPRPAWGFADLYVIVADAANAGLVPQFPLEYHVPKLRQIKGRETDDDLRRLAQQGWSRMIALGYILGESADEESKRRCAAQLRLLIYHGGDWGQDLAKRVLSARGLGREMKLAAANVLVELGVYKEGEPIEAVVGGKTTNLFIQSLKVAEQPDRRMDEILEEARRLRDAGKVDEAIERLEPLIEQGDFYPPAILMLANLLRRKDRLDEAEDFLLTLMEIAPHDPAVLFNLAALYLQLGDLERAKEHAGRIDRRDLPGELRDKLRLLEDEISRLEHLMTTPSQIVAALAESWREDQEDKPVSLNVNLSQAMRGVPARWVSAACKEHGIDPASLGRKKERAEALGRRLVDRRHMEETVSRLEQDEREALRHVLDRGGWADLSTLTRRFGSMEGDGFWWDESPPRSTLGRLRLKALVFVGRAVIEGRRHKVAVIPIELREGLADLLEPPLAGERGRSQGKRGKRG from the coding sequence ATGGGCGTTTCAGACATGAGTCGTTTCGAGGAGATCGAAGCCTTGCGGCTAAAGGGCATGCGACACTTGGACATGGATGAATTCGAGGAGGCTGAAAGGATATTCAAGAAGCTGGTGAAGATGAACCCAAGTCCGGTTTTCCGCAATAACCTGGCGATGTCCCGCTTTCGACAAGGAGACCCCGAGGGAGCCCTGATGGTCCTCAAGCCCAACCTCGAGGCGGACCTGCCGAATCCCTTCGCGCACGCCCTCGCTGCGCAAGCCCTCGCGGCATTGGGGCGCCGCGGCGATGCGGAGGAGCAACTCGCGAAGGCGATATCCGACTTTGAGATGGGGCTGGAAACCGTGGTGCCCGAAGGCTTGGTTAGCGGGCGGTCATGGCGTGAGTACACCGTGATCGTCAAGAGAGCCGCTGGCGACCTGGGGAATCACCGCCAAGTCCTGGACCTGTATCGCAAGTGGGAGGGGTACCACACGCATCCCGAGGACCGCTTCCTGGCCGGGGTTGCCGCTTTCAATCTCGGCCGGTTCTCGAGGGCAGCGTCCCACTGGAGAAGACTGCCGCGGCCAGCGTGGGGCTTTGCGGACCTATACGTGATCGTGGCCGACGCCGCAAACGCGGGACTTGTGCCGCAGTTCCCTCTGGAATACCACGTCCCCAAGCTGCGTCAAATCAAGGGACGCGAGACAGATGACGACCTCCGTAGATTGGCGCAGCAAGGCTGGTCCCGTATGATCGCGCTGGGATACATCCTTGGCGAGTCCGCTGATGAAGAGAGCAAACGGCGCTGTGCCGCGCAGCTGCGCTTGCTCATCTACCACGGCGGAGATTGGGGACAGGACCTGGCAAAACGCGTCCTCTCGGCGCGCGGACTCGGCAGGGAAATGAAGCTCGCAGCCGCGAACGTGCTTGTGGAGCTTGGTGTTTACAAGGAGGGAGAGCCCATCGAAGCCGTGGTGGGCGGCAAGACAACGAATCTATTCATCCAGAGCCTCAAGGTTGCGGAGCAGCCCGACAGGAGGATGGACGAGATCTTGGAGGAAGCGAGGCGTCTCCGCGACGCGGGGAAAGTCGATGAGGCTATAGAGAGACTAGAGCCCTTGATTGAGCAAGGCGACTTCTACCCGCCCGCGATCCTGATGCTGGCCAACCTTCTGAGGCGCAAGGACAGGTTGGACGAAGCCGAGGACTTTCTCCTCACTCTGATGGAGATCGCCCCCCACGATCCCGCTGTGCTCTTCAACCTTGCAGCGCTGTACCTTCAGCTCGGCGACCTCGAGCGCGCCAAGGAGCACGCCGGCCGGATAGACCGCCGCGATCTCCCAGGCGAGCTCCGTGACAAACTCAGACTGCTCGAAGACGAGATAAGCCGCCTTGAACACCTGATGACAACGCCAAGCCAGATCGTGGCCGCTCTTGCGGAGTCCTGGCGTGAGGATCAGGAAGACAAGCCCGTTTCCCTGAATGTAAACCTGTCCCAGGCTATGCGTGGGGTGCCTGCGAGATGGGTGAGTGCCGCCTGCAAAGAGCACGGGATCGATCCGGCATCTCTAGGGCGCAAGAAGGAGCGGGCGGAAGCCCTCGGACGACGGCTCGTGGACCGACGCCACATGGAGGAGACCGTGTCGCGGCTGGAACAGGATGAAAGGGAGGCTCTTCGTCATGTCCTCGATAGGGGAGGCTGGGCCGACCTCTCGACCCTCACTCGGCGGTTCGGCTCCATGGAGGGCGACGGGTTCTGGTGGGACGAAAGCCCACCTCGATCCACTCTGGGAAGGCTTCGGCTCAAGGCCTTGGTGTTCGTAGGACGAGCCGTTATCGAGGGGCGCCGGCACAAGGTCGCGGTAATCCCCATTGAGCTGCGAGAAGGCCTCGCGGACCTTCTCGAGCCGCCTCTTGCGGGCGAGCGGGGGAGATCCCAAGGGAAACGAGGAAAGAGAGGCTGA
- a CDS encoding GntR family transcriptional regulator produces the protein MIDRLSNIPLYVQVYNAMRDNITSHKWLPRERLPSEAELVEQFNVSRITVRRAVDELVRDGLVIRQKGLGAFIAPPRHSSSVTMLTSLTEDLIEKGFHPGTEILDFSVVPATEDLARRLVLSPGDKVFRVERRRFADDRVVALNLSYIPCRLCPTLSRQDVAVGSLYGALEAKYGLRIKKAIREFEMIEAADYEARLLEVPVGTPILRITGTVSTADGSVVDYHVKHYK, from the coding sequence ATGATTGACAGGCTAAGTAACATTCCGCTTTACGTTCAGGTGTACAATGCCATGCGGGACAACATCACCTCGCACAAATGGCTACCCAGGGAGCGTTTACCCTCGGAGGCGGAACTAGTCGAGCAGTTCAACGTGAGTAGAATCACGGTGCGCCGTGCCGTGGACGAGCTCGTGCGCGACGGCTTGGTCATTCGGCAAAAAGGTCTCGGCGCCTTCATCGCGCCGCCGAGGCACTCGTCCAGCGTGACGATGCTCACGAGCTTGACGGAAGATCTGATCGAAAAGGGCTTTCACCCAGGAACGGAGATCCTGGATTTCTCCGTTGTCCCCGCGACTGAGGACCTCGCTCGCCGCCTCGTGTTGTCCCCGGGGGACAAGGTGTTTCGTGTCGAGCGGCGCCGTTTCGCTGATGACAGGGTCGTGGCGCTGAACCTATCGTACATCCCGTGTCGCTTGTGTCCGACCCTCTCCCGACAGGACGTTGCGGTTGGCTCCCTGTACGGGGCGCTCGAGGCGAAATACGGGCTGCGCATCAAGAAGGCGATCCGAGAATTCGAGATGATTGAGGCGGCGGATTACGAAGCGCGGCTGCTTGAGGTGCCGGTGGGGACGCCGATCCTCAGAATCACGGGGACGGTCTCGACGGCGGACGGCAGCGTCGTGGATTACCACGTGAAGCACTACAAGTAG
- a CDS encoding transaldolase family protein yields the protein MAGSRKRGAMERLARDGKGMELWWDSNPLIYEAWCAKFLAAVPEDQRGQLSEQLKAMWDEGASPNDWVFRGVTTNPPLTKAAFEYVKDEGISIIKEARRNHPSLGYREVAWEAYKAASQKGARRYLPLFEGSGYRFGFVCAQVDPALCKDTAEMVRQGLELWRLAPNVMIKVPASRAGVAAMRILTSMGVPINATLSFTLPQIMAVARAVKEGKELGEKSGIRYDKWRAVITLMIGRFEDAAIFREQAAQKGIQLTDELKRWSGIAVARKACQLIAEGGYPCKLLIASSRVGPTVDGQQRIWHIEGVVGRDLVYTMNPELIQSFMLLYADRPIETDLSRNEIPDSVMEQILQAPYFAQAYAEDGIREEDFETIEPFVTTYRQFSGAMDDLASYVKKVLEG from the coding sequence TTGGCTGGCAGTAGGAAACGAGGCGCTATGGAGCGACTTGCCAGGGATGGCAAGGGTATGGAGTTGTGGTGGGACTCGAATCCGCTGATATACGAGGCTTGGTGCGCGAAGTTCCTCGCAGCGGTGCCGGAAGACCAGAGAGGGCAGCTCTCCGAACAGCTGAAAGCTATGTGGGACGAGGGAGCGAGCCCGAACGACTGGGTATTTAGGGGAGTGACCACGAATCCTCCGCTGACCAAGGCGGCGTTCGAATACGTCAAGGACGAAGGAATATCGATCATAAAGGAAGCCCGTCGAAACCATCCTTCCCTGGGCTATCGCGAGGTTGCGTGGGAAGCGTACAAGGCGGCCTCCCAGAAGGGAGCGCGGCGGTACCTTCCTCTCTTCGAGGGTTCCGGTTACCGGTTCGGGTTCGTGTGTGCCCAAGTGGATCCCGCGCTCTGCAAAGACACTGCGGAGATGGTCCGTCAAGGCCTCGAGCTATGGAGGCTCGCGCCCAACGTCATGATAAAGGTTCCGGCCTCCCGTGCGGGTGTTGCGGCCATGCGCATCCTTACCTCGATGGGGGTTCCGATCAACGCCACGCTCTCGTTCACCCTTCCACAGATAATGGCGGTCGCGCGTGCCGTGAAGGAAGGAAAGGAACTCGGCGAGAAATCGGGTATCCGCTACGACAAGTGGCGTGCGGTGATCACCCTCATGATCGGAAGGTTCGAAGACGCCGCCATCTTCCGGGAGCAAGCGGCCCAGAAAGGCATTCAACTTACCGATGAGCTGAAGAGGTGGTCGGGAATCGCTGTGGCACGAAAGGCTTGCCAGCTGATTGCGGAGGGAGGCTACCCGTGCAAACTCCTCATCGCCTCGAGCAGGGTCGGACCGACGGTCGACGGACAGCAGCGGATATGGCACATAGAAGGGGTCGTCGGCCGGGATCTCGTATACACCATGAATCCTGAACTCATCCAGTCGTTCATGCTGTTGTATGCCGATCGTCCGATTGAGACCGACTTGAGCCGGAACGAGATACCCGACAGTGTGATGGAGCAGATCCTCCAAGCTCCTTATTTCGCCCAGGCGTACGCCGAGGACGGCATACGCGAAGAGGACTTCGAGACGATAGAGCCGTTCGTCACTACTTACCGGCAGTTTTCCGGCGCTATGGACGATCTGGCCTCGTATGTCAAGAAGGTGTTGGAAGGATAG
- a CDS encoding transketolase has product MSKTHSIEALARNIRRDAIWMSTKAGCGHLAPALSAADIVAVLYGGVMRHDPKNPTWPERDRFILSKGHGCLALYSVLCETGYFERRLLSSFCSEYGTMLAGHPERCLPGVEANTGSLGHGIALGLGMALAARLDGLAYRVFVLVGDGELEEGSNWEAAMAAARHEAGNLTVIVDRNGLQLGGFTEEISRLEPLERKWEAFGWDVKTVDGHDVRALLEALESVRPQNAKPTAVVAKTIKGKGLKVAENKVEWHYKALTPEQYSELEPDLQLEVL; this is encoded by the coding sequence ATGTCGAAAACCCACTCAATCGAGGCGCTCGCTCGGAACATAAGGCGAGACGCCATATGGATGAGCACGAAAGCGGGTTGCGGACACCTGGCCCCGGCGCTTTCCGCTGCGGATATCGTGGCCGTTCTGTACGGAGGGGTCATGAGGCACGACCCCAAGAACCCTACATGGCCCGAGAGGGACAGGTTCATTCTCAGCAAAGGTCACGGGTGCCTAGCTCTATACTCCGTCTTGTGCGAGACCGGCTATTTCGAAAGGCGACTGCTCTCGAGTTTCTGCTCCGAGTACGGCACCATGTTAGCGGGCCATCCGGAAAGGTGTCTGCCCGGCGTGGAAGCGAACACGGGGTCCCTTGGCCACGGGATCGCGCTGGGTCTGGGCATGGCGCTGGCCGCTCGTCTGGACGGGCTCGCGTATCGCGTGTTCGTGCTGGTGGGCGATGGAGAGCTCGAAGAGGGGAGCAATTGGGAGGCGGCCATGGCTGCCGCTCGCCACGAGGCAGGCAATCTCACAGTGATCGTTGACAGGAACGGTCTGCAACTCGGGGGCTTTACCGAGGAGATCAGCCGTCTCGAGCCCCTGGAAAGGAAATGGGAGGCGTTCGGGTGGGACGTGAAAACAGTTGATGGACATGACGTCCGGGCGCTCTTGGAAGCGCTCGAGAGCGTTCGCCCGCAAAACGCGAAACCCACAGCGGTCGTAGCCAAGACGATCAAAGGCAAGGGGCTGAAGGTAGCGGAGAACAAGGTGGAGTGGCACTACAAGGCGCTCACACCGGAACAGTACAGCGAGCTGGAGCCCGACTTGCAATTGGAGGTGCTCTAG
- a CDS encoding transketolase — protein sequence MAGEYESTRSAFIAALIEAGRANAGIVVVSADSESRFGGFVKEFPGRSFNVGIAEQTMVGTAAGLALAGKTPVITAYASFLAFRALEQIRVDIAAEKLDVKIVGTDTGFSAGWSGYTHLALEDMAAIRALPNIVIIDPADGNEAFCATRAMFEYRGPVYIRLRGRQGEPALPVPDRPFVIGQGEVLAEGDDVLIVACGAAVYESMEAARLLREQGLSASVVKMSTVRPLDEGLIGELAARIPKVVTVEEHSIVGGLGSAVAEFLCEQGIGARLRRLGVVDGFCRPGSEKALKKALSLDGAGIARAVGRFLMNEK from the coding sequence ATGGCTGGTGAGTATGAGTCGACGAGGAGCGCCTTCATAGCGGCACTCATCGAGGCGGGGCGAGCGAATGCTGGTATAGTCGTGGTAAGCGCTGACTCTGAGTCCCGGTTCGGCGGGTTCGTCAAGGAGTTTCCCGGCAGGAGTTTCAACGTGGGCATTGCCGAGCAGACCATGGTGGGCACGGCCGCGGGTTTGGCGCTTGCTGGGAAGACCCCGGTGATAACGGCTTACGCCAGTTTCCTGGCTTTCAGGGCCTTGGAGCAGATCAGAGTGGACATCGCCGCTGAGAAGCTGGACGTGAAGATCGTGGGCACCGACACAGGCTTCTCAGCAGGCTGGTCGGGCTACACCCACTTAGCCCTGGAAGACATGGCTGCCATACGAGCTCTGCCCAACATCGTGATAATCGATCCCGCAGACGGCAACGAGGCGTTTTGCGCCACTCGAGCCATGTTCGAGTATCGCGGACCGGTCTACATTCGTTTGCGTGGTAGGCAGGGGGAGCCGGCCCTGCCCGTTCCGGACAGGCCTTTCGTGATAGGACAGGGTGAAGTCCTCGCGGAGGGAGATGACGTGCTCATCGTGGCGTGCGGCGCTGCGGTGTACGAAAGCATGGAGGCAGCGCGTCTTCTCAGGGAGCAAGGCTTGAGCGCTTCGGTGGTAAAGATGTCCACGGTGAGACCGTTGGACGAGGGTCTCATCGGTGAGCTGGCTGCCCGGATACCGAAAGTGGTGACGGTGGAGGAACACAGCATCGTCGGCGGGCTGGGGAGCGCCGTTGCGGAGTTCCTGTGCGAACAGGGCATAGGTGCTCGCCTCCGAAGGCTCGGTGTCGTGGATGGGTTCTGCAGGCCGGGTTCGGAGAAGGCCCTGAAGAAGGCTCTGTCACTGGATGGAGCGGGGATAGCGCGGGCTGTGGGCCGTTTCTTGATGAACGAGAAATGA
- the rpiB gene encoding ribose 5-phosphate isomerase B: MKVILGADHLGFGLKETIKSYLCDKGVEVVDAGTYDTNPVDYPDIAHAVAKRIASGELDRGILICGTGIGMAIVANKVPGVRAAQCHDVYSAERARKSNNAQIMTLGALVVGPELAKTLVDAWLESEFQGGRSGPKVEKIDRIDQMYRKDVGLT, translated from the coding sequence ATGAAGGTGATACTCGGAGCTGACCATCTCGGTTTCGGGCTGAAGGAGACCATAAAGTCCTATCTGTGCGACAAAGGGGTAGAAGTAGTGGACGCGGGCACCTACGACACGAATCCCGTGGATTACCCCGATATCGCCCATGCCGTGGCGAAAAGGATCGCCAGCGGGGAACTGGACAGGGGGATCCTCATATGCGGCACGGGGATCGGCATGGCCATAGTGGCCAACAAGGTCCCCGGTGTAAGGGCGGCCCAGTGTCACGACGTGTATTCCGCGGAGCGCGCCCGGAAGAGCAACAACGCGCAGATCATGACTCTCGGCGCCTTGGTGGTCGGGCCCGAGCTCGCGAAGACGCTCGTGGACGCGTGGCTGGAGTCGGAGTTCCAGGGCGGCAGGTCCGGGCCTAAAGTCGAGAAGATTGACAGGATAGACCAGATGTACCGTAAGGATGTGGGACTTACATGA